A region of Saimiri boliviensis isolate mSaiBol1 chromosome 8, mSaiBol1.pri, whole genome shotgun sequence DNA encodes the following proteins:
- the ACKR2 gene encoding atypical chemokine receptor 2, which translates to MAATASPQRLTTEDAGSENSSFYDYDYLDEVAFMLCRKDAVVSFSKIFLPVFYSLIFVLGLSGNLLLLMLLLRYVPRRRMAEVYLLNLAISNLLFVVTLPFWGISVAWHWFFGSFLCKMVSTLYTINLYSGIFFIGCMSLDKYLEIVHAQPYPRLRTRAKSLLLVTIIWAVSLATSIPEMVFVQTHEYPKGVWNCHADFSGHGTIWKLSLRLQQNLLGFLLPLLAMIFFYSRIGCVLVTLRPPGRGRALKIAVALVVAFFVLWFPYNVTLFLHTLLDLQVFGDCKVSQHLDYALQVTESIAFLHCCFSPILYAFSSRRFRRYLKTLLAAVLGRHLAPGTAQASLPSCTESSSLSAQEEMTGMNDLGERQTENFPNEEDVGNKAA; encoded by the coding sequence ATGGCTGCCACTGCCTCTCCGCAGCGACTCACCACGGAGGATGCCGGTTCGGAGAACAGCAGCTTCTATGACTATGACTACCTGGACGAGGTGGCCTTCATGCTCTGCAGGAAGGATGCGGTGGTGTCCTTTAGCAAAATCTTCCTGCCAGTCTTCTATAGCCTGATTTTTGTGTTGGGCCTGAGCGGGAACCTCCTTCTTCTCATGCTTTTGCTCCGGTATGTGCCTCGCAGGCGGATGGCTGAGGTCTATCTGCTGAATCTGGCCATCTCCAATCTCCTGTTTGTGGTGACACTGCCCTTCTGGGGCATCTCTGTGGCCTGGCATTGGTTCTTTGGGAGTTTCTTGTGCAAAATGGTGAGCACTCTTTATACTATTAACTTGTACAGTGGCATCTTTTTCATTGGCTGCATGAGCCTGGACAAGTACCTGGAGATCGTCCATGCTCAGCCCTACCCCAGGCTGAGGACCCGGGCCAAGAGCCTGCTTCTTGTTACCATAATATGGGCTGTGTCCCTGGCCACCTCTATCCCTGAAATGGTCTTTGTACAGACACATGAATACCCCAAGGGTGTGTGGAACTGCCATGCAGATTTCAGTGGGCATGGGACCATTTGGAAGCTCTCCCTCCGCCTCCAGCAGAACCTCCTAGGGTTTCTCCTTCCACTCCTTGCCATGATCTTCTTCTACTCCCGTATTGGTTGTGTCTTGGTCACGCTGAGGCCGCCAGGCCGGGGCAGGGCTCTAAAAATAGCTGTAGCCCTGGTGGTGGCCTTCTTCGTGCTATGGTTCCCATACAATGTCACCTTATTTCTGCATACGCTATTGGACCTGCAAGTATTCGGGGACTGCAAGGTCAGCCAGCACCTAGACTATGCACTCCAGGTGACAGAGAGCATCGCCTTCCTTCACTGCTGCTTTTCCCCCATCCTGTACGCCTTCTCCAGTCGCCGCTTCCGCCGGTACCTGAAGACACTCCTGGCTGCTGTGCTTGGACGGCATCTGGCACCTGGCACTGCCCAGGCCTCATTGCCCAGCTGTACTGAGAGCAGCAGTCTTTCTGCCCAAGAAGAAATGACTGGCATGAATGACCTTGGGGAGAGGCAGACCGAGAACTTCCCTAACGAGGAGGATGTGGGGAATAAAGCAGCCTGA